The following proteins are co-located in the Paludibaculum fermentans genome:
- a CDS encoding lamin tail domain-containing protein yields MSSLKTASSLLLLSFLAASAHAQVVISQVYGGGGNSGAPLNSDYVELFNPGSSTVPLDGLSLQYTSATGTGNFGATSGQITLLSGSLNAGQYFLVKMSSGTTGADLPAPDLTGTINLSATGGKVALVSGTAALDCNGGSAACSAASVARILDLVGFGTANYYEGAGPAPAASNTTALFRAGAGCVDTNNNAADFSTGAPAPRNAASPTQLCGVSTPVRILTDAVLPEATVGAAYSQQLAAAGGSGAYTWSALSGLPSVGLSLTASGLISGTPTGAATLNISVRATDAADPANSSDGTFTLTVNSNIPTCSLTHEIWQIQGSTATSPVTGRNVVTRGVVTGLRTNGFFVQSPAPGDNNPATSDGVFVFTSSAPPSAAAIGNDVCVSGQVQEYVPSSDPSSPSMTEIAGSPKVTLMGAGTVPPAVTITAADTLVNSLDNLEKYEGMRVRIDSLTAVSPTQGSVNEAAATSTSNGVFYGVLAGVKRPFREAGVQVPDPLPAGSPCCVPRFDGNPERIRIDSGAQPGAALLEVTSGATIAGLVGVLDYGLRTYTLLPEAGVNAAVSGVAAAVPVPDPAADEFTVGGLNVERFFDTVNDPSVSDVALTQAAFNNRLNKLSLLVRNVMKSPDVLGVAEMENLSTLQSVAAKVNADAVAQGQANPGYQAYLVEGNDVGGIDVGFLVKSTKVAVVDVVQYGKDTTYQDPGSSTPALLNDRPPLVLRVRVNKAGSSTALPVTIIANHLRSLTGVDDPADGGRIRAKRRAQAEYLSGLVQSRQQANPGELILLLGDFNAFSASDGYVDVIGTIKGTPAPLSQVVLASPDLLNPDLFELEDTLPAEGRYSYSFDGNAQSLDHMLANGHLMQRLTRFAVAHVDADFPESYRNDPNRPERLSDHDGEVAYLRLPDTVDVTAQCSLAATRLNFGTVDRVATGAVRVLNNGTAPIAGPVYLQFTNLPPGVTLLNADGLIAGSPYLVVSRNALAAGTPVSVRVRFGNTGPYAISYTPKVVTGSF; encoded by the coding sequence ATGTCATCGCTCAAAACCGCCTCCTCCCTCCTGCTCCTCTCCTTCCTAGCCGCTTCCGCCCATGCCCAGGTCGTCATCAGCCAGGTGTACGGCGGGGGCGGGAATAGCGGGGCTCCGCTGAATAGCGACTATGTGGAGCTGTTCAATCCCGGATCCTCGACCGTGCCGCTGGATGGCCTGTCGCTGCAGTACACCAGCGCGACCGGCACAGGGAACTTCGGAGCGACCAGCGGCCAGATCACCCTGCTGTCGGGGTCGCTGAACGCGGGCCAGTATTTCCTGGTGAAGATGAGCTCGGGCACCACCGGGGCGGACCTGCCGGCTCCCGACCTGACGGGTACGATCAACCTTTCGGCGACGGGCGGGAAGGTGGCGCTGGTTTCGGGTACGGCGGCGCTCGATTGCAATGGCGGCAGCGCTGCGTGCAGTGCGGCCTCGGTGGCGCGGATCCTCGATCTTGTCGGGTTTGGCACGGCGAACTACTACGAGGGCGCAGGACCAGCGCCCGCGGCCAGCAACACCACTGCCTTGTTCCGGGCCGGAGCGGGGTGCGTCGATACCAACAACAATGCCGCCGACTTCAGTACGGGGGCTCCGGCGCCGCGCAATGCGGCCTCGCCCACGCAGTTGTGCGGAGTGAGTACCCCGGTGCGGATCCTGACGGATGCGGTGCTGCCGGAGGCCACGGTGGGCGCCGCTTACAGCCAGCAGCTTGCGGCTGCGGGTGGATCGGGCGCTTACACTTGGAGCGCGCTCAGCGGGCTGCCGTCGGTTGGCTTGAGCCTGACGGCCAGCGGCTTGATCTCCGGCACGCCTACGGGCGCGGCCACGCTCAACATCAGCGTCCGTGCGACTGATGCGGCCGACCCCGCCAACTCCTCCGATGGCACGTTTACTCTCACCGTCAATTCGAACATTCCGACGTGCAGCCTGACCCATGAGATCTGGCAGATCCAGGGCAGCACCGCCACCTCGCCGGTCACCGGGCGGAACGTGGTTACGCGCGGGGTCGTCACCGGCCTGCGGACCAATGGGTTCTTTGTGCAGTCGCCGGCTCCGGGCGACAATAACCCCGCGACCTCCGATGGCGTGTTCGTCTTCACGTCCAGCGCTCCTCCGAGCGCGGCGGCGATCGGCAACGACGTGTGCGTGAGCGGACAGGTGCAGGAGTATGTTCCCTCCAGTGATCCGTCCAGCCCTTCCATGACCGAGATCGCGGGCTCGCCGAAAGTTACGCTCATGGGCGCGGGCACGGTGCCGCCGGCCGTGACGATCACCGCCGCCGACACGCTGGTGAACAGCCTCGACAACCTGGAGAAGTACGAAGGCATGCGGGTGCGCATCGACTCGCTCACCGCCGTGTCGCCCACCCAGGGCAGCGTCAACGAAGCGGCGGCGACCTCCACCTCCAACGGCGTCTTCTATGGCGTGCTGGCCGGTGTGAAACGGCCCTTCCGCGAAGCGGGTGTCCAGGTGCCGGACCCGCTGCCGGCGGGCTCGCCGTGCTGCGTGCCGCGTTTTGACGGCAACCCCGAGAGGATCCGGATCGATAGCGGAGCCCAGCCCGGCGCCGCGCTGCTGGAGGTCACTTCCGGCGCCACCATCGCGGGTCTGGTGGGCGTGCTCGACTATGGCCTGCGGACTTACACGCTGCTGCCCGAGGCCGGCGTGAACGCAGCGGTGTCCGGCGTGGCTGCGGCCGTGCCCGTGCCCGATCCCGCGGCGGATGAGTTCACTGTGGGCGGCCTCAACGTGGAGCGCTTCTTCGATACGGTGAACGACCCGTCGGTGAGTGACGTCGCGCTGACACAGGCCGCGTTCAACAACCGGCTCAACAAGCTGTCCTTGCTGGTCCGCAACGTCATGAAATCGCCCGATGTGCTGGGCGTGGCCGAGATGGAGAACCTCTCCACGCTGCAAAGCGTCGCGGCCAAGGTCAATGCGGATGCGGTGGCGCAAGGGCAGGCGAATCCCGGGTATCAGGCGTACCTGGTGGAAGGGAACGACGTCGGCGGGATCGATGTCGGCTTCCTGGTGAAGTCCACGAAGGTCGCCGTGGTGGACGTTGTGCAGTATGGCAAGGACACCACCTACCAGGATCCGGGCAGCAGCACGCCGGCGTTGTTGAACGACCGCCCTCCGCTGGTGCTGCGTGTTCGGGTCAATAAGGCAGGTTCGTCGACGGCGCTGCCCGTGACGATCATCGCCAACCATCTGCGCTCGCTCACCGGGGTGGACGATCCGGCCGACGGCGGCCGCATCCGCGCCAAGCGCCGCGCACAGGCCGAGTACCTGTCGGGGTTGGTGCAGTCGCGCCAGCAGGCGAATCCCGGCGAACTCATTCTGTTGCTGGGCGACTTCAACGCCTTCAGCGCCAGCGATGGCTACGTCGATGTTATCGGGACGATCAAGGGGACTCCGGCGCCCTTGTCTCAGGTCGTGCTGGCCAGTCCTGATCTCCTGAATCCCGATCTGTTTGAGCTGGAGGACACGCTGCCGGCCGAGGGCCGCTACAGCTACAGCTTCGACGGCAATGCCCAGTCGCTCGACCACATGCTGGCCAACGGCCACCTGATGCAGCGGCTCACCCGGTTTGCTGTCGCGCATGTGGACGCCGACTTCCCGGAGAGCTACCGCAACGATCCGAATCGGCCGGAGCGGCTTTCCGATCACGATGGCGAAGTCGCCTACCTGCGGTTGCCTGACACGGTCGATGTCACGGCCCAATGCAGTCTCGCGGCCACCCGCCTGAACT